Proteins encoded within one genomic window of Humulus lupulus chromosome 1, drHumLupu1.1, whole genome shotgun sequence:
- the LOC133789274 gene encoding probable zinc metallopeptidase EGY3, chloroplastic, with amino-acid sequence MATTLFSASHSSMSPWHLNNKSHATSSTKNRFCNNTQFSFSPSSKPCSRKPLRFSIKAETDNKPTSSSTTAVSEMESSESSTDIKKSEEVESGKEEAKTRGEEEQEKDWKTDEEFKKFMGNPSIEAAIKLEKKRADRKLKELDRENSGNPLVAFFNRIVRDSLNKEKERLEQAEGTFKALDLNKLKSCFGFDTFFATDVRRFGDGGIFIGNLRKPIEEVIPKLEKKLSEAAGRDVVVWFMEEKANDITKQACVVQPKAEIDLQFELTKLSTPWGYISAIALCVTTFGTIALMSGFFLKPDATWDDYISDVVPLFGGFISILGVSEIATRLTAARYGVKLSPSFLVPSNWTGCLGVMNNYESLLPNKKALFDIPVARTASAYLTSLALAVAAFVADGSFNGGDNALYIRPQFFYNNPLLSFIQFVVGPYTDDLGNVLPYAVEGVGVPVDPLAFAGLLGMVVTSLNLLPCGRLEGGRIAQAMFGRSTATLLSFATSLLLGIGGLSGSVLCLAWGLFATFFRGGEELPAKDEITPLEDDRYAWGLVLGLICFLTLFPNGGGTFSSSFFSGPFFRGDM; translated from the exons ATGGCGACTACTCTCTTCTCTGCCTCGCATTCTTCTATGTCACCATGGCACCTCAACAACAAGAGCCATGCTACTTCTTCAACCAAAAATCGTTTTTGCAACAATACCCAATTCTCTTTTTCTCCATCTTCCAAACCCTGTTCAAGAAAACCTCTCAGATTCTCAATTAAAGCCGAGACAGACAACAAACCCACTTCTTCTTCTACTACTGCTGTTTCTGAGATGGAAAGCAGCGAAAGCAGTACTGATATCAAGAAGAGTGAAGAAGTTGAGAGTGGTAAAGAAGAGGCTAAAACTAGAGGTGAAGAAGAGCAAGAGAAGGATTGGAAAACGGACGAGGAGTTCAAGAAGTTCATGGGGAATCCTTCCATTGAAGCGGCCATAAAGTTGGAGAAGAAAAGGGCGGATAGGAAGCTCAAGGAGCTTGACAGGGAAAACAGTGGTAACCCACTTGTAGCTTTCTTTAACAGAATTGTACGTGATAGCTTGAATAAAGAGAAAGAGAGATTGGAGCAAGCTGAGGGGACCTTTAAAGCTCTTGACCTCAACAAG TTGAAGAGCTGTTTTGGGTTTGATACATTTTTTGCTACTGATGTTCGGAGATTTGGAGATGGGGGCATTTTTATTGGGAATTTGAGGAAACCCATTGAAGAGGTCATTCCTAAATTGGAGAAAAAGCTCTCTGAGGCAGCTGGAAGGGATGTAGTTGTGTGGTTCATGGAGGAAAAAGCAAATGACATCACAAAACAG GCATGTGTAGTTCAGCCCAAAGCAGAAATTGATCTTCAGTTTGAGTTAACCAAGCTCAGTACTCCTTGGGGTTACATTAGTGCAATAGCCTTATGTGTTACAACTTTTGGGACAATAGCTTTGATGAGTGGCTTTTTCCTGAAACCTGATGCTACATGGGATGACTACATTTCAGATGTTGTGCCTCTCTTTGGTGGCTTCATTTCCATTTTGGGAGTTTCTGAg ATAGCTACAAGATTAACAGCAGCTCGTTATGGTGTAAAACTGAGCCCATCTTTTCTTGTACCATCGAATTGGACAGGGTGTTTGGGAGTGATGAATAACTATGAATCACTGCTACCAAACAAGAAAGCTCTTTTTGATATTCCAGTGGCACGCACTGCTAGTGCATATTTGACATCACTGGCGCTTGCTGTTGCAGCTTTTGTGGCCGATGGCAGTTTCAATGGGGGTGATAATGCATT ATACATAAGGCCTCAGTTCTTCTATAACAACCCATTGCTTTCATTTATCCAATTTGTTGTCGGGCCTTACACAGATGACCTTGGAAATGTATTACCATACGCAGTAGAAGGTGTTGGAGTTCCTGTGGATcccctggcctttgctggacttttAG GAATGGTGGTGACATCTCTTAACCTGTTGCCTTGTGGAAGGCTCGAAGGAGGTCGCATAGCGCAGGCCATGTTCGGAAGAAGTACAGCCACGCTGCTCTCTTTTGCTACCTCGCTTCTGCTCGGCATTGGAGGGTTGAGTGGAAGTGTTCTCTGCTTGGCTTGGGGTCTATTTGCAACGTTTTTTCGAGGTGGTGAAGAGCTACCCGCCAAAGACGAAATCACACCCTTGGAAGATGACAGGTACGCTTGGGGATTGGTGCTTGGCCTCATCTGTTTCCTCACTCTTTTCCCTAATGGAGGGGGCACATTCTCAAGCTCCTTCTTCAGTGGACCCTTTTTCAGGGGTGATATGTAG